From Cognatishimia activa, one genomic window encodes:
- a CDS encoding cobalt-precorrin-6A reductase — MTQHLLILGGTTEASALAKLVASRGLQATFSYAGRVANPKVQPLPTREGGFGGSDGLAQYIRDQNISHVIDATHPFAAQMSWNAFEACRATGVNLTALTRPAWQPVVGDRWQVVPDMAGAVTALRGPAKRVMLALGRLHMNEFALQPQHHYVLRLVDAPDVPPALPNHSVVVARGPFDVAGDTALFQKHNVDVVVCKNAGGTGAAAKIEAARALNLPVIMIDRPKLPERPEVATPDAVLDWVAAHPSTDRGV; from the coding sequence ATGACGCAGCACCTCCTTATTCTGGGTGGCACAACCGAAGCCAGTGCCTTGGCCAAACTTGTCGCTTCGCGGGGGCTGCAAGCCACCTTTAGCTACGCCGGACGTGTGGCCAATCCGAAGGTTCAGCCTCTTCCGACGCGCGAAGGTGGTTTTGGCGGTTCTGACGGTTTGGCGCAATACATTCGCGACCAAAACATTAGCCATGTCATTGATGCTACACACCCTTTTGCCGCGCAGATGAGCTGGAACGCTTTTGAAGCTTGCCGGGCAACTGGGGTAAATTTGACTGCTTTGACCCGTCCGGCCTGGCAACCTGTGGTGGGCGACCGCTGGCAGGTCGTTCCTGATATGGCAGGCGCGGTTACTGCGTTGAGAGGTCCAGCGAAGCGCGTGATGTTGGCGCTGGGACGGTTGCATATGAATGAATTCGCCCTCCAGCCGCAACACCACTACGTCCTGAGATTGGTTGACGCGCCCGACGTGCCGCCAGCCTTGCCCAACCACTCGGTTGTTGTCGCGCGAGGGCCGTTTGACGTCGCCGGAGACACGGCGCTTTTTCAGAAACACAATGTCGATGTCGTTGTTTGCAAAAACGCCGGAGGCACCGGTGCTGCGGCCAAAATTGAAGCGGCGCGCGCGTTGAACCTTCCGGTCATTATGATTGACCGACCCAAACTGCCCGAGCGCCCAGAAGTGGCGACACCCGATGCTGTTTTGGATTGGGTTGCAGCTCATCCTTCCACCGATCGTGGTGTGTAA
- the cobJ gene encoding precorrin-3B C(17)-methyltransferase, with translation MTGSVIIVGIGPGNDYLVTPEVQAAIDQATDVVGYIPYVERIPAREGLTKHASDNRVEIDRSRHALEMATDGKRVVVVSSGDPGVFAMAAAVLEAVEHGEPHWRNLDIQVLPGITAMLAASAACGAPLGHDFCAINLSDNMKPWALIEKRLRLAAEADFAMAFYNPRSKSRPEGFGKALKALREACGDARPMIFARNVSRPDQTIKIVPLTEVTEDMADMRTVVLLGSSQTRIIERDGAPLVYTPRSVEG, from the coding sequence ATGACTGGCTCAGTCATTATCGTTGGCATCGGTCCGGGAAATGACTATCTTGTCACCCCAGAGGTTCAGGCCGCCATTGACCAAGCCACTGATGTTGTTGGGTATATCCCCTATGTGGAGCGTATCCCTGCCCGCGAGGGCTTGACCAAACACGCATCAGACAATCGCGTCGAAATCGACCGCTCGCGTCATGCGTTGGAAATGGCTACCGACGGAAAGCGCGTTGTTGTGGTGTCCTCCGGTGATCCTGGCGTGTTTGCCATGGCCGCGGCAGTCCTGGAAGCTGTGGAACACGGCGAACCCCATTGGCGAAATCTCGACATTCAAGTCCTTCCTGGCATCACCGCGATGCTGGCGGCCTCTGCTGCTTGCGGCGCACCGCTTGGCCATGATTTCTGCGCCATCAATCTCAGCGACAACATGAAGCCCTGGGCGCTGATTGAAAAACGGTTGCGACTGGCTGCTGAAGCCGATTTTGCGATGGCGTTTTACAACCCTCGCTCTAAGTCCCGTCCCGAAGGATTTGGCAAAGCCCTGAAGGCTCTCCGTGAAGCCTGCGGTGACGCGCGCCCAATGATCTTTGCCCGCAACGTGAGCCGGCCCGATCAAACCATCAAAATCGTCCCGCTGACCGAAGTGACAGAAGACATGGCAGACATGCGCACAGTCGTACTGCTGGGGTCTTCTCAAACTCGGATCATCGAACGCGACGGAGCGCCTTTGGTTTACACACCACGATCGGTGGAAGGATGA
- a CDS encoding precorrin-2 C(20)-methyltransferase, producing MSGTIYGIGLGPGDPDLMSVKTHRLLTNAKHVAFFRKAGRKGQARAIVDGMIPAGAVEFPMEYPVTTEIPLTDPRYNEMLSRFYAEVTDHLIALAKSGEDVVVLCEGDPFFYGSFMHIYTRVKDHVPTEVVPAITGMSGAWTATGAPITWGDDVLTVLMGTLGEEKLTQHIADTDALVIMKIGTNFEKVIRALKAGGKFDDAYLVQFATMGKQTVNKLSEVTENVTPYFSIIVVHGQGRRP from the coding sequence ATGAGTGGAACCATTTACGGCATTGGTCTTGGTCCGGGTGATCCCGACCTGATGAGCGTCAAGACACATCGTCTGCTAACAAACGCCAAACACGTGGCCTTCTTCCGCAAAGCGGGTCGCAAGGGTCAGGCGCGCGCAATTGTTGATGGGATGATCCCTGCTGGCGCGGTTGAATTCCCAATGGAATATCCCGTCACAACAGAAATCCCGCTGACCGATCCGCGCTACAATGAGATGCTGTCGCGCTTCTATGCTGAAGTCACCGATCATCTGATTGCACTGGCAAAATCCGGCGAAGACGTTGTTGTGCTCTGCGAAGGCGACCCGTTCTTCTACGGCTCCTTCATGCACATCTACACCCGTGTGAAAGACCACGTACCTACCGAGGTTGTCCCGGCTATCACAGGCATGTCTGGCGCATGGACAGCGACTGGGGCGCCCATCACCTGGGGCGACGACGTGCTGACGGTTCTGATGGGCACGCTGGGTGAAGAGAAGCTCACCCAGCATATTGCTGACACAGACGCTTTGGTGATCATGAAAATTGGAACCAACTTCGAAAAGGTCATCCGCGCATTGAAAGCCGGTGGCAAGTTTGACGATGCCTATTTGGTGCAATTCGCGACCATGGGAAAGCAAACCGTCAACAAACTTTCTGAAGTGACAGAAAACGTAACCCCCTACTTCTCGATCATTGTGGTGCACGGCCAAGGTCGGCGTCCATGA
- a CDS encoding precorrin-8X methylmutase encodes MPYDYEKNGQAIYDESFATIRREADLAGFDKDEEQVVVRMIHAAGMVGLEKFVKFTPGMVAAAREAMENGAPIFCDARMVSEGVTRPRLPADNDVICTLHADGIYELAKEIGNTRSAAALEHWRDRIGGSIVAIGNAPTALFHLLNMLEDPECPRPAAIIGCPVGFVGAMESKDALWQDQPVPCMIVEGRLGGSAMTVAAINAIASRKE; translated from the coding sequence ATGCCTTATGATTATGAAAAGAATGGCCAGGCCATTTACGACGAAAGCTTTGCAACGATCCGACGCGAGGCAGACCTGGCAGGCTTTGACAAAGACGAAGAACAGGTCGTTGTGCGTATGATCCATGCCGCGGGCATGGTTGGGCTTGAGAAATTTGTGAAATTCACTCCGGGTATGGTCGCCGCCGCGCGCGAAGCCATGGAAAACGGCGCACCCATTTTCTGTGATGCCCGCATGGTTTCCGAAGGTGTCACGCGCCCGCGCTTGCCTGCCGATAACGATGTCATCTGCACATTGCATGCTGACGGTATCTATGAGCTGGCCAAGGAAATCGGCAATACTCGCTCCGCTGCGGCCTTGGAACATTGGCGGGACCGCATCGGCGGGTCCATCGTCGCGATTGGCAATGCGCCGACCGCGCTTTTTCATCTGCTGAATATGCTTGAAGACCCAGAGTGCCCACGCCCGGCGGCGATCATTGGCTGCCCGGTGGGATTTGTCGGCGCAATGGAATCCAAAGACGCGCTTTGGCAGGATCAACCTGTGCCCTGCATGATTGTTGAGGGCCGCTTGGGCGGTTCGGCGATGACAGTTGCCGCGATCAACGCCATCGCCAGCCGGAAGGAATAA
- a CDS encoding cobalamin biosynthesis protein CobG, with translation MTRPVAKGWCPGAYRPMMSGDGLVVRVRPIMARVTADQALGLCNLSVKFGSGLIDLTSRANLQIRGVREEDHEALLQELNALDLLPDDPALEARRNILIAPDWRDGDVTKRLAKELYARLAELPELPAKFGFAVDTGDAPAFHENSADIRIERSGKNIVVRADGCAKGRAVAEAETISAAIEMAHWFAETGGATSRRMAQHVKTTPLPADWQTASTVLDGSMPEVGQTELGTYYGAPFGQIESTQLSELVKTSGCRALRVTPWRLFMTEDAAPVKSTAFVTDPDDPLLNVDACPGAPLCTSSTVETREIAKKLAASTNARLHVSGCSKGCARPRKSEMTLVGHDGRFDLVKNGLPWDEPSLTGLSPKDLLDRIGEF, from the coding sequence ATGACACGACCAGTAGCCAAAGGCTGGTGCCCAGGTGCCTATCGCCCCATGATGTCAGGCGATGGGCTTGTGGTGCGGGTGCGCCCAATCATGGCAAGAGTGACAGCCGATCAGGCTTTGGGTCTTTGCAACTTATCCGTCAAGTTTGGCTCTGGCCTGATTGACCTTACCAGCCGCGCCAATCTACAGATCCGTGGCGTGCGTGAAGAAGACCATGAGGCGCTACTACAAGAGTTGAATGCGCTTGACCTTCTACCAGACGATCCAGCGCTCGAAGCGCGGCGCAATATTCTGATTGCCCCTGATTGGCGGGATGGCGACGTGACCAAAAGGCTCGCAAAGGAACTTTACGCGCGGCTCGCGGAGCTACCCGAATTGCCTGCAAAATTCGGCTTTGCCGTCGACACGGGTGATGCCCCAGCCTTTCACGAGAACTCTGCAGACATTCGGATCGAACGTTCTGGGAAAAACATTGTTGTTCGCGCGGATGGCTGTGCCAAAGGTCGTGCTGTTGCAGAGGCAGAGACAATTTCAGCGGCCATTGAAATGGCGCATTGGTTTGCGGAGACTGGCGGAGCCACGTCTCGACGTATGGCACAACATGTCAAAACCACACCACTGCCAGCTGACTGGCAAACCGCATCGACTGTTCTGGATGGCTCAATGCCTGAAGTCGGCCAAACCGAGCTTGGAACCTATTACGGTGCACCCTTTGGGCAGATCGAGTCAACGCAGCTGTCTGAGCTGGTCAAAACCAGCGGTTGCCGCGCGCTGCGCGTGACGCCATGGCGTCTGTTTATGACGGAAGACGCAGCGCCTGTGAAATCCACCGCCTTTGTAACCGATCCAGATGATCCACTTCTCAACGTCGACGCCTGCCCCGGCGCGCCATTGTGCACCTCTTCGACGGTGGAAACGCGCGAGATTGCCAAAAAGCTGGCAGCAAGCACGAATGCACGGCTTCACGTCAGCGGCTGCTCCAAAGGCTGCGCGCGTCCGCGTAAATCTGAAATGACCCTTGTCGGCCACGATGGCCGCTTTGATCTTGTGAAAAACGGGCTGCCATGGGATGAGCCATCCCTGACCGGCCTAAGCCCTAAAGACCTGCTAGACCGCATCGGAGAGTTTTGA
- the cobN gene encoding cobaltochelatase subunit CobN, which translates to MHVVFRESHRLEESETPMDLGQSPADLVVLSFSDSDLGAFAAGWHRANGDLPTLRLANLTALKHPLSVDTYVEQTLEGAKAILVRLIGGIPYWSYGIQQLQDLARRKGVALAILPADGRPDSRLDEVSTLPKSTLDRLTHLCDTGGAVAAQAALAQLALAAGLYAKPVMGSKTVPGFGAWRPDLGVCEAKRQTDNPLVVLSFYRSYLTAADLAPIEALATEFESRGYEVLGLFAPTLKQPEAAVWLANTLQNLQPAAIVNATAFSGKGDDGTSPLDSTDAPVFQMALATSRKKAWAEAERGLAPSDLAMHVVLPEVDGRLFSGVASFKEPGKKDPQLEYSRFGHRAHPDRIAAIADKVCNWVRLNQTPMPEKRVAMILSTYPGQDWNMAHAVGLDAIASAETIADDFSEQGLHVSKAAPLQDALSSESITWSVTDYQVALKQLPQSLQDDLLEVWGTPVNDPSCENGSFRFAATQRGNLLIALQPERGSDAEREDEYHDLARTPRHSYVAFYLWLQQQFDTHAIVHVGAHGTLEWLPGKSVALSGECWPEVLTGHRPVIYPFIVNDPGEAAQAKRRIGAVTLGHVPPPLKESAAPQRFAYLENLLDEFSNADGLDPKRRDRLQDNIRTEAEALGLADQLGMDEATSLAEAITRIDTFVCDIKESQFGDGLHIYGRVPDNQSAFDAAPSAASERTALIRALEGKRIEAGPSGSPYRGRTDVLPTGRNLFTTDPRSVPTRAAYAQGVKLAEELVRKHLQDEGDYPKNLIVDLWGSATMRTAGEEFAMALHLLGAKPVWDEGSERVSGVEILPIAMLERPRLDVTLRVSGLFRDVFPTLSALFSQAVRALADREESADWNPFSGHPPAPRVYGPAPGSYGLGMGHLTDYGQDAKSRAGEAWLSASSWALDNDQPHQDQTGIRDRVAAADSFVHLQDMPETDILLAVDYASHEAGFKAAQGITGGNAAIYHLDASNPEKPRARTLDEEVARVVHARATNPDWLAGMMRHGFRGGAEIAATLEHMAAFAHLADAVHPALFDAYHEATLGDEAIVEFLKENNPQALTAMRDRFAALFEAGLWQTRRNSILAELEATA; encoded by the coding sequence ATGCATGTCGTCTTTCGCGAAAGCCACAGGTTAGAAGAAAGTGAAACCCCTATGGATCTGGGTCAAAGCCCAGCCGATCTTGTGGTTTTATCTTTCTCTGACAGTGATCTCGGCGCTTTCGCGGCAGGCTGGCATCGCGCGAATGGCGATTTGCCGACACTGCGGCTCGCCAATCTGACCGCTTTGAAACACCCCCTGTCAGTCGACACCTACGTCGAGCAGACCTTGGAAGGTGCCAAAGCCATTCTTGTACGCCTGATCGGCGGCATTCCCTATTGGTCTTACGGCATTCAGCAACTTCAGGATTTGGCGCGCCGCAAAGGCGTCGCTCTTGCGATCTTGCCTGCCGATGGGCGCCCAGACAGCCGATTGGATGAGGTTTCAACCCTTCCGAAATCCACTTTGGATCGTCTTACTCATCTCTGTGACACAGGTGGGGCGGTGGCTGCTCAGGCAGCCTTGGCGCAGCTTGCATTGGCAGCAGGCCTCTATGCGAAACCCGTTATGGGCAGCAAAACCGTGCCGGGTTTCGGGGCGTGGCGGCCTGATCTTGGCGTTTGTGAAGCGAAACGCCAGACAGACAACCCCCTGGTGGTACTGTCCTTTTATCGCTCTTATCTGACAGCCGCTGACCTAGCACCTATCGAAGCGCTTGCGACAGAATTTGAGTCCCGCGGCTATGAGGTCTTAGGCCTCTTTGCTCCAACCCTCAAACAGCCTGAAGCCGCGGTATGGCTGGCAAATACGCTACAAAACCTCCAGCCCGCAGCCATCGTAAACGCCACGGCCTTTTCCGGCAAAGGTGATGACGGCACTTCGCCGCTTGATTCCACCGATGCACCTGTTTTTCAAATGGCGCTTGCCACCAGTCGCAAGAAAGCCTGGGCCGAAGCCGAGCGCGGTCTCGCCCCATCTGACCTTGCCATGCACGTGGTTTTGCCTGAAGTCGATGGCCGTCTCTTCTCAGGGGTTGCCAGCTTCAAAGAACCCGGCAAAAAAGACCCGCAGCTGGAGTACTCTCGCTTTGGTCACCGTGCCCATCCAGATCGTATTGCAGCAATTGCTGATAAGGTCTGCAACTGGGTGCGCTTGAATCAAACGCCCATGCCTGAAAAACGCGTAGCCATGATTCTCTCGACCTACCCGGGTCAGGATTGGAACATGGCCCATGCTGTCGGTCTGGACGCCATCGCAAGCGCCGAAACCATCGCGGATGATTTCAGCGAACAAGGCTTGCATGTTTCCAAAGCTGCGCCACTCCAGGATGCACTTTCTTCTGAGAGTATCACGTGGTCGGTTACCGACTACCAAGTCGCTCTGAAACAGCTCCCTCAGTCTTTGCAAGACGACCTGCTTGAGGTTTGGGGCACCCCGGTGAATGACCCATCCTGCGAGAACGGCAGCTTCCGGTTTGCGGCAACCCAACGCGGCAACCTGCTGATCGCTCTGCAGCCAGAACGTGGGTCTGATGCCGAACGCGAAGACGAATACCACGATCTCGCCCGCACCCCGCGCCACAGCTACGTCGCCTTCTATCTCTGGCTCCAACAACAGTTCGACACCCATGCTATCGTACATGTCGGCGCGCACGGCACGCTTGAATGGCTACCAGGTAAATCTGTCGCCCTTTCTGGCGAATGCTGGCCTGAAGTCCTTACAGGCCACCGCCCGGTCATATATCCTTTCATCGTAAACGATCCCGGCGAGGCGGCTCAGGCCAAACGCCGCATTGGCGCAGTGACCCTGGGCCATGTACCACCCCCACTGAAAGAAAGCGCAGCGCCACAGCGCTTTGCCTACCTGGAAAATCTGCTCGACGAGTTTTCAAACGCCGACGGCTTGGATCCGAAGCGCCGCGACCGTCTGCAAGATAACATCCGCACAGAGGCCGAAGCACTTGGACTTGCAGATCAACTCGGCATGGACGAGGCCACATCTCTGGCTGAGGCCATCACCCGGATCGATACTTTTGTTTGTGACATCAAAGAAAGCCAGTTTGGCGACGGTCTGCACATCTATGGTCGCGTCCCAGACAACCAATCCGCTTTTGACGCCGCGCCCTCTGCAGCCTCTGAACGCACCGCCCTGATCCGGGCGCTGGAAGGCAAGCGCATTGAGGCGGGCCCATCGGGTTCTCCCTATCGTGGCCGCACGGATGTTTTGCCAACAGGACGCAACCTTTTCACAACAGACCCCCGCAGCGTACCGACCCGCGCGGCCTATGCGCAGGGGGTGAAACTCGCTGAAGAGCTCGTGCGCAAACACCTACAAGACGAAGGGGATTATCCAAAAAACCTGATCGTGGACCTCTGGGGCTCTGCGACCATGCGTACAGCAGGCGAGGAATTCGCCATGGCGCTGCATCTGCTTGGGGCTAAGCCGGTCTGGGACGAAGGCTCCGAACGCGTTTCAGGCGTAGAAATCCTGCCGATCGCCATGCTGGAACGCCCCCGCTTAGACGTTACCCTGCGTGTCTCCGGGCTTTTCCGCGATGTTTTCCCAACGCTCTCTGCACTGTTTTCTCAAGCCGTCCGCGCGCTCGCGGATCGCGAAGAAAGCGCTGATTGGAACCCCTTCTCCGGTCATCCCCCTGCCCCGCGTGTCTATGGACCTGCACCTGGCAGCTACGGTCTCGGCATGGGGCACCTGACGGACTATGGCCAAGATGCCAAGTCACGCGCAGGCGAAGCTTGGCTCTCGGCTTCAAGCTGGGCGCTCGACAACGACCAGCCGCATCAGGATCAAACTGGTATCCGCGACCGCGTGGCAGCCGCCGATAGCTTTGTGCATCTTCAAGATATGCCGGAAACCGATATCCTTCTGGCAGTCGACTACGCCAGCCACGAAGCCGGGTTCAAAGCGGCGCAGGGCATTACCGGCGGCAACGCAGCAATCTACCATCTGGACGCGAGCAACCCGGAGAAACCACGTGCGCGTACACTGGACGAAGAAGTCGCCCGCGTCGTGCACGCTCGCGCGACCAACCCGGATTGGCTGGCGGGCATGATGCGCCATGGCTTCCGGGGAGGAGCGGAAATTGCTGCAACTCTTGAACACATGGCCGCCTTTGCGCATCTGGCCGATGCGGTGCACCCAGCCCTTTTTGATGCCTACCATGAGGCCACACTGGGCGATGAAGCCATCGTAGAGTTTCTAAAAGAAAACAATCCACAAGCTCTCACAGCGATGCGCGATCGCTTTGCGGCACTCTTTGAAGCTGGTCTTTGGCAAACCAGACGCAATTCCATTTTGGCAGAACTTGAGGCGACCGCATGA
- the cobW gene encoding cobalamin biosynthesis protein CobW, with the protein MSTLEKLPVTVITGFLGAGKTTLVRHLMTNPQGKRLAVVVNEFGDVGVDGEILKSCAIPDCPAENIMELANGCICCTVADDFIPTIEALMALEPRPEHIIIETSGLALPKPLLKAFDWPDIRSKITVDGVIALADAEAVAAGRFATDVAAVDAQREADEGLDHETPLSEVFEDQINCADIILLTKPDLAGPEGVAKAKEVIAKESPRKIAVVEVAEGVVDPRIVLGLEAAAEDDIDARPSHHEDHHHHHVDDHDHHHDHEHHHHHHDHSHDEFESIVVELPEQTDPAEFAARVERLANEQNILRVKGYVAIEGKPMRLLVQAVGARVRHQFDRPWKPAEGRQGKVVVIAEHDNINSDAIRAALIGELVN; encoded by the coding sequence ATGAGTACTTTAGAAAAACTCCCAGTCACTGTTATCACCGGATTTTTGGGCGCTGGTAAAACAACTTTGGTGCGTCACCTGATGACCAATCCGCAGGGCAAGCGCCTAGCGGTGGTTGTCAACGAATTTGGCGACGTTGGTGTTGACGGTGAAATCCTGAAGTCCTGCGCGATCCCGGATTGTCCTGCCGAAAACATCATGGAGCTGGCAAACGGCTGCATCTGCTGCACTGTCGCTGATGACTTCATCCCGACCATCGAGGCTTTGATGGCACTGGAGCCACGCCCAGAGCACATTATCATTGAAACCTCTGGTCTTGCCCTGCCAAAACCGTTGTTGAAGGCTTTTGACTGGCCGGATATCCGCAGCAAGATCACCGTGGATGGCGTGATCGCTCTTGCTGATGCCGAAGCCGTGGCCGCTGGCCGTTTTGCAACTGATGTGGCTGCGGTCGATGCCCAGCGCGAAGCGGATGAAGGTTTGGATCACGAAACACCTCTGTCTGAAGTCTTCGAAGATCAAATCAACTGTGCTGATATCATTCTACTGACCAAACCTGATCTGGCGGGGCCAGAAGGTGTTGCCAAAGCCAAAGAAGTGATTGCGAAAGAATCTCCGCGCAAGATCGCTGTGGTAGAAGTGGCTGAAGGTGTTGTTGACCCACGTATCGTTCTGGGTCTGGAAGCCGCCGCCGAAGACGACATCGACGCACGTCCGTCTCATCATGAAGACCATCATCACCATCACGTTGACGACCATGATCACCACCACGATCATGAACACCACCATCATCACCATGACCATAGCCATGATGAATTTGAAAGCATCGTGGTTGAGCTACCTGAACAGACCGACCCAGCTGAGTTTGCCGCGCGTGTGGAACGTCTTGCCAATGAACAGAATATTCTGCGCGTGAAAGGCTATGTGGCCATCGAAGGCAAACCAATGCGCCTCTTGGTGCAGGCCGTTGGTGCACGTGTGCGTCATCAGTTTGACCGTCCTTGGAAGCCAGCAGAAGGGCGTCAGGGCAAAGTCGTGGTCATTGCTGAACATGACAACATCAACAGCGACGCCATCCGTGCAGCGCTGATTGGTGAGCTGGTTAATTAA
- a CDS encoding DUF1636 domain-containing protein, with amino-acid sequence MPNDVTPELAPVELLVCATCRAGQPTDVEGPRPGAQLGAALYEMDWPDHVTVREVECLSNCDSGCSIAVRGGAERWTYVYGNFTGADDASLVHEGITKYAATADGIVPWRERPVHFRKNCIARVPPLNLPE; translated from the coding sequence TTGCCCAATGATGTAACGCCAGAACTGGCGCCTGTGGAGTTGCTTGTATGCGCCACCTGTCGCGCTGGTCAGCCAACAGATGTCGAAGGCCCGCGCCCCGGTGCGCAGCTTGGCGCAGCTCTTTATGAAATGGACTGGCCAGATCATGTCACTGTGCGCGAAGTGGAATGCCTCAGCAACTGTGACAGCGGCTGTTCCATCGCCGTACGTGGCGGCGCAGAGCGCTGGACCTATGTCTATGGCAACTTCACCGGCGCTGATGACGCGTCCCTCGTGCACGAAGGTATCACCAAATACGCCGCCACCGCAGATGGGATCGTACCCTGGCGCGAGCGCCCCGTTCATTTCCGCAAAAACTGTATCGCGCGCGTTCCGCCGCTGAACCTGCCAGAATAA
- the cobO gene encoding cob(I)yrinic acid a,c-diamide adenosyltransferase: protein MEADTVSDNTDQTDAQNARHAEKMKKIKAARDRMMATKTEEKGLIMVHTGPGKGKSSSGFGMIMRCISHGMPCAVVQFIKGAMATGERAFLEEHFPEECKFFVSGEGFTWETQDRERDIAKAEAGWELAKQLIRDENNRFVLLDEINIALRNDYLNIDDVVEFLLTEKPDMTHVCLTGRNAKPELIEAADLVTEMTLVKHPFRDGIKAQKGVEF, encoded by the coding sequence ATGGAGGCCGACACCGTGAGCGATAACACCGACCAGACCGACGCCCAAAACGCCCGCCACGCGGAGAAGATGAAGAAAATCAAAGCGGCACGGGATCGTATGATGGCCACGAAGACCGAAGAAAAAGGTCTGATCATGGTTCATACTGGTCCGGGAAAAGGGAAGTCCTCCTCTGGATTCGGTATGATCATGCGCTGCATATCTCATGGCATGCCCTGTGCGGTGGTTCAGTTCATCAAAGGGGCCATGGCCACAGGTGAGCGCGCCTTTCTAGAAGAGCATTTCCCGGAAGAATGTAAGTTCTTTGTCTCTGGTGAAGGATTCACTTGGGAAACGCAGGATCGCGAGCGTGATATTGCGAAGGCGGAAGCAGGTTGGGAGCTGGCCAAGCAGCTCATTCGCGATGAGAATAACAGGTTTGTGCTGTTGGATGAGATCAATATCGCTTTGCGCAATGACTATCTGAACATCGATGATGTGGTGGAGTTTTTGCTAACCGAGAAGCCGGATATGACGCATGTCTGTCTGACTGGGCGCAATGCGAAACCAGAGCTGATCGAAGCAGCGGATTTGGTGACCGAAATGACTTTGGTGAAACATCCGTTCCGAGATGGGATTAAGGCTCAGAAGGGTGTGGAGTTTTAA
- a CDS encoding metal-dependent hydrolase — translation MPAGYLAACVTEKLTRLRVLFWAVIIGSVFPDIDMLWFHFVDQGAHHHHGYLTHRPAIWAGVAILGLCLRNFAVSGFGIGALLHMALDTIAGAIAWGWPFSNKSSTFVIVQPTHDHWLLSFLWHWTFKVEIALSLLALTVFLVRWRNRV, via the coding sequence TTGCCAGCCGGGTACCTTGCCGCATGCGTCACCGAAAAGCTGACGCGGCTAAGAGTTTTGTTTTGGGCCGTAATTATTGGATCGGTTTTCCCTGACATTGATATGCTATGGTTCCACTTCGTTGACCAAGGCGCCCATCACCATCACGGGTATTTAACCCATCGACCGGCGATTTGGGCCGGTGTCGCGATCCTTGGGCTATGCCTTAGAAATTTTGCCGTTTCTGGGTTTGGGATTGGCGCTTTGCTACATATGGCTCTGGACACCATTGCTGGGGCTATCGCATGGGGATGGCCATTTTCAAATAAGTCGAGCACTTTTGTGATTGTTCAGCCAACACATGATCATTGGCTTTTGTCCTTTCTTTGGCATTGGACATTCAAAGTAGAGATCGCATTATCTCTTTTGGCCTTAACTGTCTTTTTAGTGCGTTGGAGAAATCGCGTATGA